TGCGGTAATGACCGGTCTCGGCGAACTCCTTCTCCACTTCGGCGCCGGCTTCCTGGAGCGCCGCCATGTCGTTCGGGTACCGCTTCTCCGCCGCGAGCCGGGCGAGTTCGGGCTCGATCACCAGTCGAGCCTCGAACACCTGGATCGGAGTGACCTCGGCACCCCAGTTCGCCACATGCGCGGGGGAGGCGATCACGACCGTGCCATGGCCTTGCCGGGACCGCACCAGGCCGGCCAGTTCCAGCCCGGCGAGCGCTTCGCGCAGGGTCGGTCTGCTCACGCCGAGGAGCCTGGCGAGTTCGCGTTCGGCGGGGAGGCGGTCGTAGCGCTGGATCTGGCCGTCGCGGATCGCTGCCACCACTTGGTCCGCGACCTGGGCGGGTGCGCTCCGGGGCGTGGCCACCGGGGCGAACGGGCTCTCATCGGACGGGTTCACCCCAAAAGTCTAGAACAGGTTGACAGGTGGTCAGGCCAATCGCCATAGTCCTGTCCATGAATTGGTCTGACCACCTGGCGAATCTGAACGGCGGTGAGATCTTGTACGGCGCTCAGACCGCACAGGCCCTCACCAACTTCCCGCTGGCCGGGCCGCGGCTGTCCGAGCGGCCCGAGCTGGTCAAGGCCGTCGCGGCGGTGAAGATCGCCGCCGCCCGGGCCAACGTCGCGCTCGGTGAGCTCGACGAGACCCGCGGTCGTGCGATCGTCGCGGCAGGCGAGGAGATCCGGGCCGGTCGCCATCTCGGCCAGTTCGTGCTGCCGGTGGTCCAGGGCGGAGGCGGTACGTCGACCAACATGAACGTGAACGAGGTCCTCGCGGCCCGCGCATCCCAGCTGTCGGGCCTCGTGGTACACCCCAACGACCACGTGAACCGCGGTCAGTCGACCAACGACGTGATGCCGACGGCGATCGCAATCGCCGTCATCCCGTTGATCGACCAGGCACTGGTGAGCCTGCGCCGAGTCGCGGAATCCCTGGAGAACAAGGCTATCGAGTACGACGACCTGGTCCATCTCGGTCGTACCTGCCTGCAGGACGCCGTGCCGATCCCGGTCGCCGACTTTCATCGCGGTCAGGTGGCGAGTATCGGCCCGGCGATGGATGCCCTCGTCGCAGCTGCTTCCGAGCTGTACGCCGTACCGCTCGGTGGGACCGCTGTCGGGACCGGACTCGGCGCCGCGCCTGGTTTCGCCGAGGCCGCGTTGGAGGAGCTGGCGGCGATCACCGGCCTCGCGCTCACCGCTGCGCCGAGTCCGTCGTACTCGCTGGCCTCGCTCGAACCACTGACCGCGGTCACCGAGGCCGCGGGCCGGGCCGGGCGGGTGCTGGCGCGGATCGCGCGGGACCTGCGGTTGCTGGCGTCCGGTCCGGTCGGCGGGATCGGGGAGGTCGAGCTGCCCGCGGTGCAGGCCGGCAGCTCGATCATGCCGGGCAAGGTGAACCCGGTGATCCCCGAGCTGGTGATGCAGGTGTCGTTCCTGCTGAACGGCGCGACCGCGGCGGCGCGGAGTGCGACCGAGGTCGGCGAGTTGGAGGTCTCGGCGATGGCCCCGGTCGTCACGCTCGGCGTGCTGGACGGACTCACCAACCTTCAGAGGGTGTCGGAGGTCTTCGCCGAACGCTGCATCGCCGGCCTGCGCTGGCGTGAGGACAGGGTCGCCCGCAACCTGGCCGGCTCCCTCGAGCCCGCCGTACTGACTGCCACGACCGACGGCTACGAATCCGCGGCGCGGAGCGTACATCGGTAAGGAATCGACAAGGAGATGTCATGACGCATCGATCGCAGGGCTTCTGGGGGTGCCTGCTCGCAGGCTTGCTGTTGACGACTGCCGCCGCGTGCGCGGATCCCACTACCGTGTCCGATGCGGCCTCCACTCCCGGCTCGACCGGGTCGAGCACAGCGTCGACCGCCGCGACGGTGCCTGCCACCAAGGCCGATCCGGCGGTCGAGGCACTGGTGCCGGCGGCCCTGAAGCAGAAGGGCACGCTGGTTCTCGCGACCAATGCGCCGTACCCGCCGCTGGAGTACTTCAAGGAGGACAACAAGACCCTGATCGGGTACGACATCGATCTGGGCAATGCGATCGGCGCCGCGATGGGGCTGAAGGTGGAGTGGAAGAACATCTCGTTCGACTCGATCATCCCGGGCTTGCAGGCCGGTAAGTACGACGGCGGGATCGCCGGGTTCAGCATCGAGCACGAGCGGCTCGGCACGGTCGACTTCGTCTCGTACTACCTGTCCGGCGGCGGGTTCCTGATCAAGAAGGGCAGCGGGATCAAGGTCGGGTCCTTCGCCGACCTGTGCGGATACCGGGTCGCGGTGCAGAAGGGCGTCAGCCAGGTCGATGCGCTCGTCGACGCGAGCAAGGACTGTGTTGCCGAGGGCAAGAAGGCGATCACGATCAACCAGATCCCGGACCAGAACGTCGTCGTCCTCAATCTCGCCTCCGGCCGGGCGGACGTGGTCGTCGGCGACAAACCCCAGGTCGAGTACGCCGCCGGCCACGCCGAGGGGCTGTGTGTCGTCAGCACCTACCAGACGGGGCACAGTATCGCGGGTATCGCCGTACCCAAGGGCAAGAAGGACGTGACGGCTGCGTTGCAGGCGGCGATCAACCATCTGATCGAGAACGGTGACTACGCGCAGATCTCGAAGGTCTGGAACACCGGCGTCGCGGTCGAGGGCGCCACCTTGTCGGACCAGTACCAGAAGGTCAGCGAGCCGTGGGGCGTCGGGCCGGACGGCACGGTGAAGAAGTCGCTGGTCTTCACCGATCCGGCCGCGATCCCACCCGGGCACACGTACTACTACCAGCCGATCCGTGAAGGCTGCGCATGACGACCGAGGTCCAGGACACCCCGCGCACCGGTGAGCTGGAGATTCGCGCGATCCCGCCGAAGCATCCGTGGCGGTGGGCTGCCGCGGGCGTCGTCGTCCTGCTCGCCGCGATGCTGGTCTACTCGATGCTGACCAACCCGCGCTACCAGTGGGATGTCGTCTTCTCGTGGTTGCTCGCGCGGACGATCCTGCGCGGCCTGCTGCTGACGCTGGCACTGACCGCGGTCTCGATGCTGACCGGCATCCTGCTCGGCGTCGTCTTCGCGGTGATGCGGGGGTCCCCGAACCGGCTGCTGTCCGGCGCCGCCGGCGTCTACATCTGGTTCTTCCGCGGTACGCCGCTACTCGTCCAGCTGGTGTTCTGGTTCAACCTGAGTGCGCTGTATCCACGGATCGTGGTCGGTGTCCCGTTCGGTGGGCCGGAGCTGACCGCGCTGAACGCGAACGCGCTGATCTCGCCGATGACCGCCGCGTTCCTCGGGCTCGCGCTGAACGAGGCGGCGTACATGGCCGAGATCGTCCGGGCCGGCATCGTCTCGGTGCCGGCCGGTCAGCTCCAGGCGGCCAGCGCGCTCGGGTTCACCCGGATGACGACGATGCGCAGGATCGTGCTGCCGCAGGCGATGCGGGTGATCATCCCACCGACCGGGAACCAGACCATCTCGATGCTGAAGACCAGTTCGCTGGTCAGTGTGCTGGCGATCCCGGAGTTGCTGTACAGCGCGCAGATCGTCTACGCGCGGACGTTCCAGACCATACCGCTGCTGATCGTGGTGAGCATCTGGTACCTGGCGCTGACCTCGGTGCTGACCGTTGCCCAGGGCAAGATCGAACGCCGGTTCTCAGCAGGAGACGACAGATGACCAAGCCGTTGCTACAGGCCCAGCGGGTCTACAAGAACTATGGTGCGAACGAAGTACTGAAAGGTATCGACCTCGACGTCATGCCGGGCACGGTGGTCTGCATCCTGGGGCCGTCCGGTTCCGGGAAGAGCACGTTCCTGCGCTGTATCAACCATCTCGAGCGGATCCGGTCCGGCCGGATCTCGATCGACGGCGACCTGATCGGCTACCGGCAGGACGGCGACAAGCTGCACGAGCTGGACGAGAAGGCGATCAGCAAGCAGCGGGCCGAGGTCGGGATGGTGTTCCAGGACTTCAACCTGTTCGCGCACTACACCGCCGCCGAGAACGTGATGGCCGGGCCGGTGCTGGTCCGCGGCGAGGACCGTACGTCGGCGCGCGCCAAGGCCGTCGAGCTCCTGACCCGGGTCGGTCTCGCCGACAAGGTCGATGCGTATCCCCGGCAACTGTCCGGTGGCCAGCAGCAACGAGTCGCGATCGCGCGAGCGCTGGCGATGCGGCCGAAGCTGATGCTGTTCGACGAACCGACGTCGGCGCTCGACCCGGAGCTCGTCGGCGAGGTGCTCGACGTGATGCGGGCACTGGCCGCCGAAGGGCAGACGATGATCGTGGTCACCCACGAGGTCGGGTTCGCCCGTGAGGTCGCCGATGTCGTCGTGTTCATGGATCAGGGCGTGATCCTCGAGCAGGGCCCGCCGACCGACGTACTGAACAATCCTTCCAATCCACGCACGCAGTCTTTCCTCTCGAAGGTGCTGATATGACTTCGTACGACGTCGCCGTTCTCGGACTCGGAGCGATGGGGGCTACCGCCGCTTGGCGTGCCGCCGCGCGCGGTGCTTCGGTGATCGGCTTCGAGCAGTTCACCCCGGCGCACGCGCGCGGATCGTCGCACGGCGGGTCGCGGATCTTCCGCAAGACGGTGTTCGAAGGCATCGACTATGTGCCGCTCGTCAACCGGGCGGAGACGCTCTGGGCGCAGCTCGAGCGGGACAGCGGCGCGACGGTGTTCTACCGGTCGGGTGGGCTGTGCGTCGGCGCCGCTGATGGCGAGCTGGTGCGTGACGCGGTGCGGTGTGCGGAGGAAGGTGCCGTCGAGATCGAGTTGCTCGATGCCGATGCGCTGGCCGGCCGGTATCCGCAGTTCGCGGTCGCACCGGGCGACGTGGGTGTGTTCGAACCGGGTGCGGGCGCCCTCGATCCGGAAGGGTGCATCCGAGCAGCGCTTGGCCTGGCGAAGGCCGCGGGGGCCGAGTTGCGGTTCGAGACTCAGGTCACCGGGTTGCAGTACGACGATGCCGGCGTACGGATCTCTGTCGGGGCGGAGACGATCTCCGCGCGGCGGGCGATCGTTGCCACCGGCGCCTGGTTCACCGACCTGGTGCCGGAGCTGGGGCTGCCGTTGCAGATCCAGCGGTCGCCACTCGTGTGGTTCACCGGCGCGGACCGGGCGGCGTACGGTCCGGATCGGTTCCCGACGTTCATCTGGGAGAGCGGAGACCTCAACGGGTGGGGGATACCGGACGTGGACGGGCGCGGAGTCAAGGTGGGTGTGGGGTCGGGGGCGGCGTACAAGCCGTTGCTGGGGCATGCCTCGGAGAACAGCTATCCGATCGGGCCGGTCGACACGGACCCCGTCGAGGCGTTCGTACGGCGTGCCTTTCCCGGGCTCGACCCGGTCGCGGCGGCGGCGACGCCGTGTATGAACTCGAAGTCGCCGGACCGGGACTTCGTGATCGGGATTCCCGCGGCGGCCCCGTCGCTGGTGCTGGCGGGCGGGTTCTCGGGGCACGGGTTCAAGCACTCGGCCGCCGTCGGTGACATCACCGTCGACCTCGCGATGGAGGGTGCCTCGGACATCGCGCTGGATCGCTTCTCGCCGAACCGGTTCGGAGCGACGGCGTGAGCACGCTGGGGCGCGCCGGCGTACGGGTGAGCCCGATCGCGCTGGGGACGATGAACTTCGGCCCGGTGACACCGGAGGACGAGGCGCACACGATTCTCGACGCGGCGACCGACGCCGGCGTGAACCTGATCGACACCGCCGACGTGTACGGCGCGGACGCGAACCGGACCATCGCCGACGACTCCGCGGAGAAGGGGCTGACCGAGCGGATCATCGGCAACTGGCTGGCGAAACGCCCGGGTCGACGGGACCAGATCGTCCTTGTTTCCAAGGCTTACGGGCGGATGGGTCCCGGTGCGAACGACCTGCACCTGTCGTCGGTCCACCTCCGGCGGGCCTGCGACGCGTCGTTGCGCCGGCTCCGGACCGACCATCTCGACGTCTTCATGCTGCATCACGTGGACCGCTCGACCAGCTGGGACGAGGTCTGGGAGACCCTGAGTGATCTGCGGCAGGCCGGGAAGATCCGCTACGCGGGCACCAGCAATTTCGCGGCCTGGCAACTGGTGCAGGGCCAGGAGGCCGCCGCTCGCCGCGACCTGCTCGGCATCGTCGTCGAGGAGAGCATCTACAACTTGATGGAACGCACCGTCGAGCTCGAAGTGCTGCCTGCGTGTACGTCGTACGGGATCGGCGTCATGCCCTACTCGCCTCTGAACTCGGGTTTGCTGGCCGGCATCCTGTCGAAGTCCGACAAGGCTGCCCGCAGCGCCAGCTCCCGCGCGACCAGCAACTTGGTCACCCACCGGGCGCAGCTCGAACGCTACGAGAAACTCTGCATTGACCTCGGCCATCCGCCCGCGGTCGTAGCCCAGGCCTGGCTCTGCCACCAGCCCGCTGTCGTAGCGCCGGTTGTTGGCGCCCGCACGGTCCAGCATCTCCAGGACGGCATCGCCGCCGCCGAGCTGACCCTGCCCCAGGAGGTCCTCGCCGCTCTCGACGAGATCTTCCCGGGACCAGGCGCCGCGCCCGAGGCCTACGCCTGGTAGTTCCGCAGGACCTTGGTGATGCTGCTGAGCGCCGCGTCAAGGTAGTTGGGTTCCAGCCCGTGAGTGATGCGGAGGTGGGACTCGATACCGAAGTGTTCGCCTGCTCCGACCAGAACACTGCCTTCGGTGCGCAGAGCGTCGGCGACCTCGGCGCTCGTCATCGGGAGGTCGTAGCGGACGAAGGCTAGCGCGGTCGACTCCGGTGGAACGACGGACAGCAGACCGTTGCTGTCGGCAACCCATTTCGACAGGCGGTCGTAGCCGTCCCGGATCAGCGCGCGATTGCGCGTGAGGAGGCGGTCGCGGGTCTCCAGGGCGACCTCGGCGAGGTGCATGGAGAGCATGCTGGTCGCGATCGTGGCGTACTCGTGGCGACGCCAGGTCGCCTCGACCATCGCGGGCGGTGCGACCAGCCACCCGAGCCGCAACCCGGGCAGACCGAACGCCTTGGACAGGCTTCCGACGCAAACGAGCTTGTCGTAGCCGCCCCACAGACTCGGCGTGATCTCGTCGGTCAGCCGCTCGGTTCCGCGGTAGACCTCGTCGGCCAGGATCCATGCACCGACCCGCTCGGCGACCGCCACGACGGCCTCGAGTTCGGCAGCGGTCAGGATCGTGCCGACGGGATTGTTCGGGTTGGTGATCGCGATCAGCTTGGTGTCCGGACGTACGACGCTCTCGAGCGCTGCGAGATCCGGGCGCCACCCGTTGTCGGGGTCCAGCGGGAATGCGTCGACCTCGGCCCCCGCGTTCAGCGCGAGGCCCCGCACTTGCCGGTACCCAGGCTCCATCACCACCACGTGATCGCCGGCGGACACCAGGCTGGCGATGGTGATCGCGTTGGCCTCGGCCGCGCCGACGGTGACCAGGACGTTCGCGGGATCGGCGCCGTGCCACTCGGCGATCAACGTGCGCAGTGGATCGGTCCCACCGACCGGCGGGTAGTGCAGGTCGATCGCGAGCAATCGCCGTACAGCTTCGGGATCGTCGCCGAGCAGCTCACCGAGCGCGACCGGGTGGCAGCCGCTGTCGGCGAGGTTGTAGGCGACCGAGTGCTCGTACCGTGACTGCCACTCTTCAAGTGCGAACGGAGTGAAGGACATCGAAGACCTCTCAGCTGGACGGGACGAGCAGGCGGGCGATCGCAAGGTCCTCGATCCCGAGGCCGATCGAGCGGAAGAACACCGGACGTTCTCCGGTCGGGCGCTCGCACGCACCGGTCAGCAATTCGGGCAGATCACCACGCAGTTGCTTCAGCGCCCAGACGCCTTGCTCGGCGGCGATCACCATCTCCCCGGCGGAGGCAGTGACCGTCGGCCGGTAGTCGCCGTACACATCGAGGTCCGGCAGCGCGGCGGGCGCGATCTCGTGGGCCCGCGGAACGTTGGTGCTGATCGAGGTCACGAGCGTGCCGGCCGGGAGTGCGCCGACGTCGATGACCGGCTCGCCCGCCGAGGTGCAGAGCAGTACGACGTCAGCTCCGGCAGCGGCTTCGTCCGCACTGGCGGCGATCGTGCCGTCGGGCGCCTGGCGCAACGACCGGCTGTAGATCCGTACGTCGGCGAACGGCCGGACCGCGCGGGCGTAGCGCAGGTGGGCGTGCGCTTGAGCGCCGGCGCCGATGATCGCCAGTTTGGACGCGTCGCTCCTCGCCAGCAGGTCGATGGCAAGCGCGGTCGTAGCTGCGGTCCGTTCGACGGTGAGCGCCTTGGAGTCGCACAGCACGACCGGGCGTCCGGTCCGCGTGCTCAGGACCAGCGTCCACGCGGTGACGACTGCGGAATCGTGGGGCTGCGGCAGGTACGGCGACACCTTCGCGGCGTACGCGTCACTCGTGGCGGCCTGGTACGCGATCACATCGCCACCGCCCGGCAGTAACGTGACGGTCTGCGGCGGCTGGACCGCGGTTCCGGCCGCCAGTTCGGTGAACGCCGACCGCACCGCGGACAGGACGTCCTTGGGCGGCAACGGAGGCAACTGCTCCACAATGGGTATGCTGATGCTCATAGTGGGAAATATAGTGCGCATCACGGAGGGTGGATGTCAACGGACGAGAATCGGAGTACGGCGTTCATCGAGCGGCTGGGCCGTGAGGTACGACGGCGTCGCCAGACCGGCGGGATGACCGTGCAGACCCTCGCGGACCGGGCCGGCCTGAGCCGGCGGATGCTCACGCAGATCGAGCAGGGTACGGCGAACCCCAGCCTGGTGACCGTCGACAAGATCGCCCACGCGCTCGGCATCGACTTCGCCGCCCTCTCGGCGCCGTCGTCCACCGAACCACTGCAGGTGTCCGAACCGACGGAGGTCTGGCGCAACGACGCCGGCAGCCGAGCCGTCCTGCATGCGGCCGGCTCCCGCCGCGGCAGCGCGGAACTCTGGGAGTGGACCCTGCAACCAGGCGATCGCTACGACGCCGAACCCGACCCGGCCGGCACCGAGGAACTCATCCTCGTCACCGCCGGCACCCTGGTGCTGACCGCCGACCACCAGGCAGTAACCCTCAGCCCCGGAATGTCCGCCCGACTGGCCAGCGACCGCCCCTACTCCTACGCCGCGCCGACCGGCGAAACCACCTTCACCCGAGTAGTCCAGCCCGCCACCTGAGACACCGAGGGGAATGGATGAGGCGGGGACGGGAACCAGGACAGTGCATCACGTACCTGGGGAAAGCTGCCGGTGGTGTTCGGGGATGAGATATATGAATCGGTCGGATCGGACGAGGTTGCTCGCGCGGTTGGTGAGGAAGATTGCTGAGTACGGTCCGGAGCAGCCGCTGGAGACACGTCTGTGTCGCGCCTTTCTGGCGATCGTGGGTGGCGACGGAGCGGCGATCACCTTGTCCTACACCGAGCCGAGCCGAGTGACGCTGTGCACGACCGACGAGGCGGCGGCTCGTTTGGAGGATCTCCAGGACGTACTGGGCGAAGGCCCGGGGCCTACTGCCTACGAGGCCGAGAGCGCCATGACGACCGATGTGCGCGTCGACGGTGGCCGGTGGCCGTTGTTCACCGAGGCCGCTCGCGAGGTACCCGGCGTCCGGACCGTGTACGCCGTACCGATGCGTCCCGGTCAGCGCACGATCGGCGTACTCACGGTTCACCAGAACGCCGGCGATCTGCCGGACGGTGATCGGGCGCAGTTTCTGGCGGATGCGATCGGGGCCGCGC
This Kribbella sp. NBC_00482 DNA region includes the following protein-coding sequences:
- a CDS encoding ABC transporter substrate-binding protein produces the protein MTHRSQGFWGCLLAGLLLTTAAACADPTTVSDAASTPGSTGSSTASTAATVPATKADPAVEALVPAALKQKGTLVLATNAPYPPLEYFKEDNKTLIGYDIDLGNAIGAAMGLKVEWKNISFDSIIPGLQAGKYDGGIAGFSIEHERLGTVDFVSYYLSGGGFLIKKGSGIKVGSFADLCGYRVAVQKGVSQVDALVDASKDCVAEGKKAITINQIPDQNVVVLNLASGRADVVVGDKPQVEYAAGHAEGLCVVSTYQTGHSIAGIAVPKGKKDVTAALQAAINHLIENGDYAQISKVWNTGVAVEGATLSDQYQKVSEPWGVGPDGTVKKSLVFTDPAAIPPGHTYYYQPIREGCA
- a CDS encoding amino acid ABC transporter permease; protein product: MTTEVQDTPRTGELEIRAIPPKHPWRWAAAGVVVLLAAMLVYSMLTNPRYQWDVVFSWLLARTILRGLLLTLALTAVSMLTGILLGVVFAVMRGSPNRLLSGAAGVYIWFFRGTPLLVQLVFWFNLSALYPRIVVGVPFGGPELTALNANALISPMTAAFLGLALNEAAYMAEIVRAGIVSVPAGQLQAASALGFTRMTTMRRIVLPQAMRVIIPPTGNQTISMLKTSSLVSVLAIPELLYSAQIVYARTFQTIPLLIVVSIWYLALTSVLTVAQGKIERRFSAGDDR
- a CDS encoding helix-turn-helix domain-containing protein yields the protein MSTDENRSTAFIERLGREVRRRRQTGGMTVQTLADRAGLSRRMLTQIEQGTANPSLVTVDKIAHALGIDFAALSAPSSTEPLQVSEPTEVWRNDAGSRAVLHAAGSRRGSAELWEWTLQPGDRYDAEPDPAGTEELILVTAGTLVLTADHQAVTLSPGMSARLASDRPYSYAAPTGETTFTRVVQPAT
- a CDS encoding GAF and ANTAR domain-containing protein, whose protein sequence is MRKIAEYGPEQPLETRLCRAFLAIVGGDGAAITLSYTEPSRVTLCTTDEAAARLEDLQDVLGEGPGPTAYEAESAMTTDVRVDGGRWPLFTEAAREVPGVRTVYAVPMRPGQRTIGVLTVHQNAGDLPDGDRAQFLADAIGAALMEEPPPPVESDLDPGPWSTRSKIHQATGMVLMQLRISPADAMALMRAHAFSHSTTLAEVAEQITSRRLRFSDDA
- a CDS encoding aldo/keto reductase, whose amino-acid sequence is MSTLGRAGVRVSPIALGTMNFGPVTPEDEAHTILDAATDAGVNLIDTADVYGADANRTIADDSAEKGLTERIIGNWLAKRPGRRDQIVLVSKAYGRMGPGANDLHLSSVHLRRACDASLRRLRTDHLDVFMLHHVDRSTSWDEVWETLSDLRQAGKIRYAGTSNFAAWQLVQGQEAAARRDLLGIVVEESIYNLMERTVELEVLPACTSYGIGVMPYSPLNSGLLAGILSKSDKAARSASSRATSNLVTHRAQLERYEKLCIDLGHPPAVVAQAWLCHQPAVVAPVVGARTVQHLQDGIAAAELTLPQEVLAALDEIFPGPGAAPEAYAW
- a CDS encoding FadR/GntR family transcriptional regulator — translated: MNPSDESPFAPVATPRSAPAQVADQVVAAIRDGQIQRYDRLPAERELARLLGVSRPTLREALAGLELAGLVRSRQGHGTVVIASPAHVANWGAEVTPIQVFEARLVIEPELARLAAEKRYPNDMAALQEAGAEVEKEFAETGHYRSDLPVHRAVARAARNPVLETALEEALRHTESARWRELRSSALRPEVIREGHVDEVRQLIRAVTQGNPDEAADVWRRHLIHFRDEMLTGLHDEEGISQPGPR
- a CDS encoding aminotransferase class I/II-fold pyridoxal phosphate-dependent enzyme, giving the protein MSFTPFALEEWQSRYEHSVAYNLADSGCHPVALGELLGDDPEAVRRLLAIDLHYPPVGGTDPLRTLIAEWHGADPANVLVTVGAAEANAITIASLVSAGDHVVVMEPGYRQVRGLALNAGAEVDAFPLDPDNGWRPDLAALESVVRPDTKLIAITNPNNPVGTILTAAELEAVVAVAERVGAWILADEVYRGTERLTDEITPSLWGGYDKLVCVGSLSKAFGLPGLRLGWLVAPPAMVEATWRRHEYATIATSMLSMHLAEVALETRDRLLTRNRALIRDGYDRLSKWVADSNGLLSVVPPESTALAFVRYDLPMTSAEVADALRTEGSVLVGAGEHFGIESHLRITHGLEPNYLDAALSSITKVLRNYQA
- a CDS encoding amino acid ABC transporter ATP-binding protein, producing MTKPLLQAQRVYKNYGANEVLKGIDLDVMPGTVVCILGPSGSGKSTFLRCINHLERIRSGRISIDGDLIGYRQDGDKLHELDEKAISKQRAEVGMVFQDFNLFAHYTAAENVMAGPVLVRGEDRTSARAKAVELLTRVGLADKVDAYPRQLSGGQQQRVAIARALAMRPKLMLFDEPTSALDPELVGEVLDVMRALAAEGQTMIVVTHEVGFAREVADVVVFMDQGVILEQGPPTDVLNNPSNPRTQSFLSKVLI
- a CDS encoding ornithine cyclodeaminase family protein codes for the protein MSISIPIVEQLPPLPPKDVLSAVRSAFTELAAGTAVQPPQTVTLLPGGGDVIAYQAATSDAYAAKVSPYLPQPHDSAVVTAWTLVLSTRTGRPVVLCDSKALTVERTAATTALAIDLLARSDASKLAIIGAGAQAHAHLRYARAVRPFADVRIYSRSLRQAPDGTIAASADEAAAGADVVLLCTSAGEPVIDVGALPAGTLVTSISTNVPRAHEIAPAALPDLDVYGDYRPTVTASAGEMVIAAEQGVWALKQLRGDLPELLTGACERPTGERPVFFRSIGLGIEDLAIARLLVPSS
- the solA gene encoding N-methyl-L-tryptophan oxidase, coding for MTSYDVAVLGLGAMGATAAWRAAARGASVIGFEQFTPAHARGSSHGGSRIFRKTVFEGIDYVPLVNRAETLWAQLERDSGATVFYRSGGLCVGAADGELVRDAVRCAEEGAVEIELLDADALAGRYPQFAVAPGDVGVFEPGAGALDPEGCIRAALGLAKAAGAELRFETQVTGLQYDDAGVRISVGAETISARRAIVATGAWFTDLVPELGLPLQIQRSPLVWFTGADRAAYGPDRFPTFIWESGDLNGWGIPDVDGRGVKVGVGSGAAYKPLLGHASENSYPIGPVDTDPVEAFVRRAFPGLDPVAAAATPCMNSKSPDRDFVIGIPAAAPSLVLAGGFSGHGFKHSAAVGDITVDLAMEGASDIALDRFSPNRFGATA
- a CDS encoding lyase family protein yields the protein MNWSDHLANLNGGEILYGAQTAQALTNFPLAGPRLSERPELVKAVAAVKIAAARANVALGELDETRGRAIVAAGEEIRAGRHLGQFVLPVVQGGGGTSTNMNVNEVLAARASQLSGLVVHPNDHVNRGQSTNDVMPTAIAIAVIPLIDQALVSLRRVAESLENKAIEYDDLVHLGRTCLQDAVPIPVADFHRGQVASIGPAMDALVAAASELYAVPLGGTAVGTGLGAAPGFAEAALEELAAITGLALTAAPSPSYSLASLEPLTAVTEAAGRAGRVLARIARDLRLLASGPVGGIGEVELPAVQAGSSIMPGKVNPVIPELVMQVSFLLNGATAAARSATEVGELEVSAMAPVVTLGVLDGLTNLQRVSEVFAERCIAGLRWREDRVARNLAGSLEPAVLTATTDGYESAARSVHR